A window from Mycolicibacterium tokaiense encodes these proteins:
- a CDS encoding NAD(P)-dependent oxidoreductase, producing MTILFIGLGNMGAPMARNLAKRFDVLLSDVNVDVANALAAELGSKAVDLARLPTSVDTVVLMVPSSPVVESLVLGPGRLLEQLAADSLIIDMSSAEPSSTQRLAALASQRGIAYVDAPVSGGVAKAETAELAIMVGAETSAFERARNVLGALGGSIHHVGAPGAGDVAKALNNLLSATNIAAAAETLSAAARFGIEPEAMLEVINASTGRSQASEVKFPSHVLTGTFSSGFGMDLMLKDLAIARSLTVGAGLIAPVTDAAHTSALQARELTGPSPDHTEIVRVYEHTNATPLRVRSQREQRKPQ from the coding sequence ATGACGATATTGTTCATCGGACTCGGAAACATGGGCGCTCCGATGGCCCGTAATCTCGCAAAACGCTTCGACGTCCTCCTCAGCGACGTCAACGTCGACGTGGCCAATGCCCTTGCCGCTGAACTGGGGTCGAAGGCCGTCGACCTGGCGCGCCTACCGACGAGCGTTGACACAGTTGTCTTGATGGTGCCGAGTAGCCCCGTCGTCGAGTCCCTCGTCCTTGGCCCCGGACGTCTCCTCGAGCAGCTGGCGGCCGATTCGCTGATCATCGACATGAGTTCCGCTGAACCTTCGAGCACCCAACGGCTGGCCGCACTGGCCTCTCAGCGCGGTATCGCCTACGTGGACGCGCCGGTGTCGGGAGGGGTGGCGAAGGCAGAAACGGCCGAGTTGGCGATCATGGTCGGCGCCGAGACGAGTGCCTTCGAACGGGCGCGCAACGTCCTTGGTGCGCTCGGCGGGTCGATTCACCACGTCGGCGCACCAGGGGCCGGTGACGTCGCCAAGGCGCTGAACAACCTGCTTTCGGCGACGAACATCGCCGCGGCCGCGGAGACGTTGTCTGCGGCTGCGCGGTTTGGCATCGAGCCGGAGGCGATGCTGGAGGTCATCAACGCTTCCACCGGCCGAAGCCAGGCCAGCGAGGTCAAGTTTCCCTCCCACGTACTCACGGGAACATTCTCGTCCGGCTTCGGGATGGACCTGATGTTGAAGGACCTCGCCATCGCACGTTCCTTGACCGTCGGCGCCGGATTGATCGCTCCGGTAACCGATGCAGCGCATACCTCCGCGTTGCAGGCGCGCGAACTGACCGGTCCGTCGCCCGACCACACGGAGATCGTTCGGGTGTACGAACACACGAACGCCACCCCGCTGCGTGTCCGATCGCAGCGCGAACAAAGGAAACCACAGTGA
- a CDS encoding M20 family metallopeptidase yields MTDTIPPGLADRLVDADDVRRMEQWLRTHQENVVADLFEFVSIETPSDDKLLLDRGLSWIDRWVRTHLPTPQDRTVYDGDGYGDVLALTFEGSGEASVTLLSHYDTVWDVGTISGWPVARDGDRASGPGIYDMKTGLIQSLWTVRGLAELDIARPTVHMLFTGDEEIGSPHSRTVIETYSKKSTAVIVFEASEQSSVKTARKGIGRFAVTVTGREAHAGADFLSGISAIEELARIVLRLTQLTDVGAGTTVNVGVIHGGSRSNVVAGYARAEVDVRFTKNSEVARVAEALDALEATEGATVTVDGEWNRPAMERSPLTTGMYGLARAAARALGVDLGEISVGGGSDGNFAAALGVPVLDGMGAVGAGPHARSEHVLLDRIPERAAIAAGVISAFADGERR; encoded by the coding sequence ATGACCGACACCATCCCGCCGGGTCTCGCCGACCGACTGGTCGACGCCGACGACGTGCGTCGAATGGAACAATGGCTGCGCACGCACCAAGAGAACGTCGTCGCGGACCTGTTCGAGTTCGTGTCGATCGAGACGCCTAGCGATGACAAGCTCCTCTTGGACCGCGGGCTGTCGTGGATCGACCGCTGGGTCAGAACGCACCTTCCGACACCGCAGGACCGCACCGTGTACGACGGTGACGGGTATGGGGACGTTCTGGCTCTCACATTTGAAGGCTCAGGTGAGGCGTCAGTGACGTTGTTGAGCCACTACGACACGGTGTGGGACGTTGGCACGATTTCGGGTTGGCCGGTCGCACGCGACGGTGACCGCGCCTCCGGGCCCGGCATCTACGACATGAAGACCGGACTGATTCAGTCGCTCTGGACAGTACGCGGATTGGCCGAGCTCGATATCGCTCGTCCGACCGTGCACATGTTGTTCACCGGCGACGAAGAGATTGGCAGTCCGCATTCGCGGACCGTCATCGAGACCTATAGCAAGAAGTCAACCGCGGTCATCGTTTTCGAGGCGAGTGAACAGTCCTCGGTCAAGACAGCGCGGAAGGGCATCGGGCGTTTCGCCGTTACGGTGACCGGTCGGGAGGCGCACGCTGGGGCGGATTTCTTGTCTGGGATCAGCGCGATCGAGGAGTTGGCCCGCATCGTTCTTCGTCTCACCCAGCTGACCGACGTAGGGGCCGGGACCACCGTCAATGTCGGGGTGATTCACGGTGGTAGCCGTTCGAACGTCGTCGCGGGGTACGCGCGAGCCGAAGTCGACGTTCGCTTCACGAAGAACTCCGAAGTCGCTCGCGTCGCCGAGGCGCTCGACGCGCTCGAAGCGACGGAGGGAGCCACGGTGACCGTGGACGGGGAGTGGAACCGCCCTGCGATGGAGCGAAGTCCTCTGACCACCGGCATGTATGGACTGGCGAGGGCGGCTGCCCGAGCCCTTGGCGTCGATCTCGGTGAGATCTCGGTCGGCGGAGGAAGCGATGGCAATTTCGCCGCGGCGCTCGGTGTACCGGTGTTGGACGGCATGGGCGCCGTGGGCGCGGGACCGCACGCCCGCAGTGAACACGTCTTGCTCGACCGCATCCCGGAGCGAGCGGCGATCGCGGCTGGAGTGATCAGCGCCTTCGCAGACGGCGAGAGACGATGA
- a CDS encoding polysaccharide deacetylase family protein produces the protein MSDNESRPWTWPDEVWREHVGHIRAGRDLTPAAWPNGAKAVVALSFDADHETIPLRDGDTSPGALARGEFGSRVGARRLLQLLDEFSIPATFYVPAVSALLHPDEVKAYAAAGHEIGAHGWIHERTDLLSPTEERALAHRSLDTLEKLVGVRPRGVRTPSADFTTSTVEIFHEIGIEYDTSLMADDMPYELLVEGEPSGIVEIPMEWIRDDAPYFTMQRYGPHRPYTTPRQWLTIMKDEFDSAYADGGIFQLVCHPHIIGHRSRIVVLRELIKYATSHDAVWFASHGNVAAYVRARAALPLHARHQPGGARAGTRSANQPRKAVLS, from the coding sequence ATGAGCGACAACGAGTCGCGTCCGTGGACGTGGCCTGACGAGGTGTGGCGGGAACACGTCGGACACATCCGGGCGGGCCGCGACCTCACGCCGGCCGCGTGGCCCAACGGGGCGAAAGCCGTTGTCGCCTTGAGCTTCGACGCTGACCACGAGACCATCCCGCTGCGCGACGGCGACACGTCCCCTGGGGCACTTGCCCGCGGTGAGTTCGGGTCGCGTGTCGGAGCTCGCCGGCTTCTCCAATTGTTGGACGAGTTCTCAATACCCGCGACGTTCTACGTACCAGCCGTGTCGGCACTTCTGCACCCCGACGAGGTGAAGGCCTACGCAGCGGCCGGTCACGAGATCGGGGCGCATGGTTGGATCCACGAACGCACTGATCTGCTCAGTCCAACTGAGGAACGAGCGCTTGCCCATCGAAGCCTGGATACCTTGGAGAAGCTGGTGGGTGTGAGACCGCGCGGAGTCCGCACACCGAGCGCTGATTTCACCACGTCGACGGTGGAGATCTTTCACGAGATCGGCATCGAATACGACACGTCGCTGATGGCCGACGACATGCCCTACGAACTTCTCGTCGAGGGTGAACCAAGCGGCATCGTCGAGATTCCCATGGAGTGGATCCGGGACGATGCGCCGTACTTCACCATGCAGCGTTACGGTCCCCATCGCCCGTACACCACACCCCGGCAGTGGCTGACGATCATGAAGGACGAGTTCGACTCCGCGTATGCCGACGGCGGGATCTTCCAGCTCGTCTGTCATCCGCACATCATCGGTCACAGGTCGCGGATCGTGGTCCTGCGCGAATTGATCAAGTACGCCACCTCACACGACGCGGTGTGGTTCGCGAGCCATGGGAATGTCGCCGCCTACGTCCGCGCGCGGGCCGCGCTACCGCTCCACGCGAGACACCAACCAGGTGGAGCAAGGGCAGGCACTCGGTCCGCCAATCAGCCCCGGAAGGCGGTACTTTCATGA
- a CDS encoding MFS transporter — MDAEDTEARDAVVDCTEGTDARPNQLERRHVQLTVAQRRAVWAAAIGNAVEFYDWAVYGTFVAIFSPLFFVADDDVTSLLAGLAVFAVGFVARPVGAVVLGSYADRVGRKRTLIIAVTITSFAALVMAVLPSYESIGVLAPITLITARLAQGFAAGGEASGSMTYLAEMAPAGRRGFIGSFQQVSSAAGILAASLMGTLLTNTLPPAALTAWGWRIAFVVAFLLGLVGFVLRRAADETDAFVRVEDRAGQQKRHSAVEALQRNPKQMLQVFGLGIPATTINYLWLTYMPTLAHTMGGIPLGQAMVANTIALALTCCILPLCGAFSDRFGRKTNLYIFTLGFVACSYPAVALLGVSLPMLVVVQLIGAVLLAFDGAIIASQYNELFPTETRAAGTAIPYALSVAMFGGTAPYVVTWLATTGRAHWIGVYVGLVALVGFLTTLTLPETSRRSLEGEHEDTKSPASPHPRKDVST; from the coding sequence GTGGACGCCGAGGACACTGAAGCCAGGGATGCCGTCGTGGATTGCACTGAAGGAACCGATGCCAGGCCAAATCAGCTGGAGCGCAGGCATGTTCAACTCACCGTTGCCCAGAGGCGAGCGGTGTGGGCCGCGGCCATCGGCAATGCCGTCGAGTTCTACGACTGGGCGGTCTACGGGACGTTCGTGGCGATCTTCTCGCCCCTGTTCTTCGTCGCCGATGACGACGTGACGAGCCTGCTGGCGGGCTTGGCCGTCTTCGCAGTTGGCTTCGTGGCACGCCCCGTCGGGGCGGTGGTGTTGGGCTCGTACGCCGACCGGGTCGGACGCAAACGCACCCTCATCATCGCCGTCACCATCACGTCGTTCGCGGCGTTGGTCATGGCGGTGTTGCCCTCATACGAGTCCATCGGCGTCCTCGCGCCGATCACACTGATCACGGCGCGCCTGGCTCAGGGTTTCGCCGCCGGCGGCGAAGCCAGCGGATCGATGACCTATCTCGCGGAGATGGCTCCGGCCGGTCGACGCGGCTTCATCGGGTCGTTTCAGCAGGTGTCGTCGGCGGCCGGCATTCTGGCCGCCTCGCTGATGGGCACCCTGCTGACGAACACGCTTCCCCCTGCTGCCCTGACGGCGTGGGGGTGGCGCATCGCGTTCGTCGTCGCGTTCCTTCTGGGCCTGGTGGGATTCGTACTACGTCGTGCAGCAGACGAAACCGATGCCTTCGTACGTGTCGAGGACCGCGCCGGGCAGCAGAAGCGCCACAGTGCCGTCGAGGCTCTGCAGCGCAATCCCAAGCAGATGCTCCAAGTCTTCGGACTTGGGATCCCAGCGACCACGATCAACTACCTCTGGCTGACCTACATGCCCACCCTCGCGCACACGATGGGCGGCATCCCGCTAGGACAGGCGATGGTCGCCAACACGATCGCCCTGGCGCTCACGTGCTGCATCCTGCCACTCTGTGGTGCGTTCTCAGATCGATTCGGCCGCAAGACGAACCTGTACATCTTCACGCTGGGCTTCGTCGCCTGCTCGTACCCGGCTGTGGCGCTCCTCGGCGTAAGCCTGCCCATGCTCGTGGTGGTGCAGCTCATCGGAGCCGTTTTACTCGCCTTCGACGGCGCGATCATCGCGAGCCAGTACAACGAGTTGTTCCCCACCGAGACGCGAGCCGCCGGGACGGCCATTCCCTACGCCCTCTCGGTCGCCATGTTCGGTGGAACGGCGCCGTACGTCGTTACCTGGCTCGCCACGACGGGAAGGGCCCACTGGATCGGGGTCTACGTAGGACTCGTCGCCCTCGTCGGTTTCCTCACCACGCTCACGCTCCCCGAAACCTCACGCCGCTCGCTTGAGGGGGAGCACGAGGACACAAAATCCCCTGCCAGTCCCCACCCACGGAAGGATGTAAGCACATGA
- a CDS encoding NADH:flavin oxidoreductase/NADH oxidase — translation MPSGGMLYRNTARRKNASVIEKELLMDVEQIAQPVRLREVEIRNRIWMSPMAQYSATGDGCLTEWHLLHYGARAVGGVGMVMVESTAIGPDDRCTLVDPGIWSEAQVDSHRKVTDVIRRAGAVPAVQLQAAGRKSSHRVPWERSGQNSPVAPEEGGWIPVAPSAVPFGKLTVPRVLQRAEIAMVIDRFARAAVNAHDAGYDVVEVHAAHGYLLHQFLSPLSNQRADEYGGSLENRMRFPLAAARAVRNEFPSNKPVFFRVSTNDWAGGGFDLAEAIEFAQCLRELDIDLLDVTSGGLLVDAPPPPKPALNVESADRIRQDAGIRVAPVGQIGDPSVLEDVFSRTKVDAVFLGRPLLRDPYLALRLLAGDPHDLWPMQYHRAL, via the coding sequence ATGCCATCTGGCGGCATGCTGTACCGTAATACGGCAAGGCGGAAGAACGCAAGCGTCATTGAAAAGGAGTTGTTGATGGACGTGGAACAGATCGCCCAACCTGTACGGCTGCGCGAGGTCGAGATACGCAACCGCATCTGGATGTCACCGATGGCGCAGTACTCGGCAACCGGCGACGGCTGCCTCACTGAGTGGCATTTGCTGCACTATGGCGCACGTGCTGTCGGCGGCGTGGGAATGGTCATGGTCGAGAGCACGGCAATCGGCCCCGACGACCGATGCACTCTCGTGGATCCAGGCATTTGGTCTGAGGCACAGGTTGATTCGCACCGAAAGGTGACTGACGTCATCCGGCGCGCCGGTGCCGTGCCTGCAGTCCAACTACAGGCGGCCGGCCGCAAGTCGTCACACCGCGTGCCGTGGGAGCGCAGCGGCCAGAACAGCCCCGTTGCCCCCGAGGAGGGCGGTTGGATTCCAGTCGCGCCGTCCGCGGTTCCGTTTGGCAAGCTCACCGTACCCCGGGTATTGCAGCGTGCCGAGATCGCGATGGTGATCGACCGCTTCGCACGGGCGGCGGTCAACGCACACGACGCAGGCTACGACGTGGTCGAAGTCCATGCCGCCCACGGATATCTGCTACACCAATTCCTTTCCCCCCTCTCGAACCAGCGAGCCGACGAGTACGGCGGATCGCTGGAGAACCGCATGCGATTTCCGCTGGCAGCGGCGCGGGCAGTGCGCAACGAGTTCCCGTCGAACAAGCCGGTGTTCTTCCGCGTCAGCACGAACGACTGGGCGGGCGGGGGGTTCGATCTGGCGGAGGCCATTGAGTTCGCACAGTGTCTGCGGGAGCTGGACATCGACCTGCTCGACGTCACATCGGGTGGCTTACTGGTGGACGCTCCTCCGCCGCCGAAGCCTGCTCTCAACGTCGAGTCGGCAGACCGCATTCGACAGGATGCCGGTATCCGCGTTGCACCGGTGGGCCAGATCGGCGATCCGAGTGTCCTGGAGGACGTCTTCAGCCGGACCAAGGTGGATGCCGTATTCCTGGGACGTCCGCTCCTGCGCGACCCGTACCTTGCCCTCCGACTCCTCGCCGGTGACCCCCATGATCTATGGCCGATGCAGTACCACCGCGCGCTCTGA